A region of Epinephelus fuscoguttatus linkage group LG1, E.fuscoguttatus.final_Chr_v1 DNA encodes the following proteins:
- the LOC125887898 gene encoding butyrophilin-like protein 1 produces MAFCFISKVTDKTRGPAAITVLVSEGSDVTLPCSLSTKENIQQKLFDWRKHDGMMGVFMYDKGLHHNNGGPGQDEQFKGRVFHFQDELKHGNASIIIRNTKTADSGDYTCFFPLLQTPQIFHIDLVVVSSLKPNIRILGTTDDGVQLQCVVGGASPKPKAEWKDSDGNILPAEETQVTDRGGSYDIILQATVTKTDRYRCVVTQEDINHQIHAEVHAAL; encoded by the exons ATGGCGTTTTGTTTCatctccaaggtaacagatAAGAccagag GACCAGCGGCCATCACAGTGTTGGTGTCAGAAGGGAGTGATGTCACATTACCCTGTTCCCTCAGCACCAAGGAGAACATCCAGCAGAAACTCTTTGACTGGAGGAAACATGATGGTATGATGGGGGTGTTCATGTATGATAAAGGCCTCCATCACAACAATGGTGGTCCAGGTCAAGATGAGCAGTTCAAAGGTCGAGTCTTTCATTTCCAAGATGAGCTGAAACACGGCAACGCCTCCATCATCATCAGAAATACAAAGACGGCTGACAGTGGAGACTACACCTGCTTTTTTCCACTTCTTCAGACGCCTCAAATATTCCACATTGATCTTGTTGTTG TTTCATCTCTAAAGCCAAACATCAGAATACTTGGTACCACAGATGATGGAGtgcagctgcagtgtgttgTTGGAGGTGCTTCTCCAAAACCTAAAGCAGAGTGGAAGGACAGTGATGGAAACATCCTTCCTGCTGAGGAGACACAGGTCACAGACAGAGGAGGCAGCTATGACATCATCCTCCAAGCTACTGTGACCAAGACGGACCGCTATCGCTGTGTGGTCACACAGGAGGACATCAACCATCAGATTCATGCTGAGGTAcat GCAGCACTATAA